In Daphnia magna isolate NIES linkage group LG7, ASM2063170v1.1, whole genome shotgun sequence, a single genomic region encodes these proteins:
- the LOC116927633 gene encoding probable chitinase 10 isoform X2, which produces MVAAFKGCQHLRIGRLTALVAVFLLVLALITATTVDAESKVRRPLRRRDPLSAAASVGNSVVRNRLIRPTKKPFGSTTMASVEKEETGATQPTPFIRRPSSGLTRPSSTTAAPTDAPTTTPKSIFQRPSRRPGMRKPVAPGGLSTALSSNKNDDKNVRPVGSGNADKGYKIVCYFTNWAQYRPKTGKYLPEDIDPHLCTHIIYAFGWLKKGKLSSLEANDETVDGKIGLYERMMALKNTNPDLKVLLALGGWTFGTAKFKEMSATRYARQTFVFSAIPFLRQHGFDGLDLDWEYPKGSDDKRNFVSLLKELREAFEAESQELKSPRLLLTAAVPVGPDNINGGYDVPAVASYLDFINVMAYDFHGKWENTVGHNAPLFSPSSDSEWRKQLSVDHASNLWVRLGAPREKLIIGMPTYGRSFQMTDTARFRVNEPASGGGQAGVYTREAGFLAYYEICEMLRSGKATYIWDDEMQVPYLIHGDQWVGFDDERAIRNKMSWIKKNNFGGAMVWTLDMDDFTGSVCGNNVKYPLIGAMREELRGVPRPGKDVDWAQEVPTISLSATTLPPPIQISLSEILNKVSTKKPQLLLPTIPNAAPINGSNAKTICYYTSWSANRPGLGRFTPEDVNVELCTHLVYAFGALKDYRLSLVGGDSNIKQNVDSGNRKPRQRVNVAVEGDAMDVHARIQNLRTKNPDLKIILAIGGWAVGSGPFKDLTSNIFRMNQFVYDSTEFLRANNFDGLDIDWEYPRGADDRASFLNLIKELRLAFEGESVTNKLPRLLLTAAVPASPEAIAAGYDVPEVVKYVDFLNVMTYDFHGHWEGQVGHNSPLFPLETAASHQRRLTVDYGAREWVKLGAPAEKIMIGMPTFGRTFTLADLSKFDIGSPASGGGIPGPYTSEAGFLAYYEVCDFLQEDNTTLVWDNEQQVPFAYRDDQWVGFDDERSLRTKVSWLKEQGFGGVMLYSLDMDDFRGHCGSGRYPLLQAVRQELTADNYQVQFVYDGPYERSASSLITSRAAAKDPNVLTCDEEDGHISYHPDKANCAMYYMCEGERKHHMPCPVQLVFNPSQNVCDWPENVPGCETHFTAGTGRR; this is translated from the exons ATG GTTGCCGCTTTCAAAGGATGCCAACACTTGCGGATAGGGCGGCTGACGGCTCTGGTAGCGGTCTTCCTTCTCGTTTTGGCGCTCATCACGGCCACCACCGTCGACG CTGAATCAAAAGTACGCCGGCCGTTGAGAAGGAGAGATCCCCTGTCGGCTGCGGCCAGCGTGGGCAACAGCGTCGTGCGCAACCGTCTCATCCGACCGACGAAAAAACCGTTCGGATCGACGACGATGGCAAGCgtcgaaaaagaagaaactggTGCGACGCAGCCGACGCCGTTCATCAGACGGCCGAGCAGCGGCTTAACCCGGCCGTCCTCCACCACGGCAGCGCCAACTGACGCACCCACCACGACGCCAAAGAGCATTTTCCAGCGTCCGTCGCGACGGCCGGGCATGCGCAAACCTGTCGCCCCTGGTGGACTGTCGACGGCCTTATCCAGCAACAAGAACGACGACAAGAATGTCAGACCAGTGGGTAGCGGCAACGCCGACAAGGGCTACAAGATCGTTTGCTACTTCACCAACTGGGCGCAGTACCGACCCAAAACGGGCAAATACCTGCCGGAAGATATCGACCCTCACTTGTGCACGCACATCATTTACGCCTTCGGATGGCTGAAGAAAGGCAAGCTCAGCTCGTTGGAGGCCAACGACGAAACAGTCGATGGCAAAATCGGCCTTTACGAGCGCATGATGGCCCTCAAGAATACCAACCCGGATCTCAAGGTTCTTCTCGCTCTCG GTGGATGGACGTTCGGCACGGCCAAATTTAAGGAGATGTCTGCAACACGATACGCCCGTCAGACGTTCGTATTTAGCGCCATTCCTTTCCTGCGCCAGCACGGATTCGACGGACTTGATCTCGATTGGGAATACCCGAAAGGATCTGACGATAAGCGCAATTTCGTCTCTCTCCTCAAAG AATTGCGCGAAGCTTTCGAAGCGGAATCGCAAGAATTGAAAAGCCCTCGGCTGTTGTTGACGGCTGCCGTGCCCGTCGGGCCGGACAACATCAATGGCGGCTACGACGTTCCAGCTGTGGCCAGTTACCTGGATTTCATCAACGTCATGGCGTACGATTTCCACGGCAAGTGGGAGAACACGGTCGGCCATAATGCCCCGCTTTTCTCGCCATCTTCCGACTCCGAATGGCGCAAACAGCTGTCCGTCGATCACGCTTCTAATTTGTGGGTCCGACTGGGCGCGCCCCGTGAGAAACTCATCATCGGAATGCCCACCTACGGCCGCTCCTTCCAGATGACCGACACGGCCCGATTCCGCGTCAACGAACCGGCCAGCGGCGGCGGTCAGGCCGGTGTCTACACCCGTGAGGCCGGTTTCCTCGCTTATTACGAG ATTTGTGAAATGCTGAGATCGGGAAAAGCCACTTACATTTGGGACGATGAGATGCAGGTGCCCTACCTGATCCATGGCGATCAGTGGGTCGGGTTCGACGACGAACGAGCCATCCGCAACAAGATGAGTTGgatcaagaaaaacaatttcggTGGCGCCATGGTGTGGACATTGGACATGGACGATTTCACGGGCTCGGTCTGCGGCAACAACGTCAAATACCCGCTCATCGGAGCCATGAG ggAGGAATTGCGAGGCGTTCCGCGACCTGGCAAAGATGTCGACTGGGCCCAAGAAGTGCCCACCATCTCCCTTTCGGCTACCACTCTCCCACCGCCCATTCAAATTTCGTTATCGGAGATACTCAACAAAGTGTCAACCAAGAAGCCGCAATTGCTCTTGCCCACCATTCCAAATGCCGCGCCCATCAACG GTAGCAACGCAAAAACGATTTGTTATTACACCAGTTGGTCGGCCAATCGACCTGGTTTGGGCCGTTTCACTCCGGAGGACGTCAATGTTGAG TTGTGCACACATTTGGTGTACGCATTTGGAGCGTTGAAGGACTACCGACTTTCGCTCGTAGGCGGCGACAGCAACATCAAGCAGAATGTCGATTCCGGTAACAGGAAGCCACGTCAACGTGTCAACGTGGCCGTCGAAGGTGACGCAATGGATGTCCACGCCCGAATCCAGAACCTTCGCACTAAAAACCCTGACTTGAAAATCATCTTGGCCATCGGCGGCTGGGCTGTCGGATCCGGTCCTTTCAAGGACCTCACTTCAAACATCTTCCGCATGAACCAGTTCGTGTACGACTCGACCGAATTTCTGCGTGCCAACAACTTTGATGGCTTGGACATCGATTGGGAGTATCCCAG AGGTGCGGATGACCGGGCGTCCTTCCTCAATCTGATCAAAGAACTTCGTTTGGCCTTTGAGGGAGAATCCGTTACCAACAAACTGCCACGTCTCTTGTTGACGGCTGCCGTCCCTGCCAGCCCGGAAGCCATTGCTGCCGGTTACGATGTTCCCGAAGTGGTCAAGTACGTCGACTTTCTCAACGTCATGACCTACGATTTCCACGGTCATTGGGAAGGTCAGGTGGGACACAACAGCCCCCTCTTCCCGTTGGAAACTGCCGCCTCTCACCAAAGAAGACTCACTGTC GATTACGGAGCACGTGAATGGGTCAAACTCGGAGCTCCAGCTGAGAAAATTATGATCGGAATGCCCACATTCGGCAGGACATTCACGCTGGCCGATTTATCTAAATTCGATATCGGTTCGCCAGCCAGTGGCGGTGGAATTCCAGGCCCTTATACTTCCGAAGCTGGTTTCTTGGCTTACTATGAG GTGTGCGATTTTCTGCAAGAAGATAACACGACTCTTGTCTGGGACAACGAACAGCAGGTGCCGTTCGCTTACCGCGACGACCAGTGGGTCGGATTCGACGATGAGCGCAGTCTTCGCACTAAA GTGAGCTGGTTGAAGGAGCAAGGTTTCGGCGGTGTTATGCTCTATTCTCTCGATATGGACGATTTCCGTGGACACTGCGGATCGGGACGCTACCCGTTGCTTCAAGCCGTCCGCCAGGAGCTGACAGCCGATAATTATCAAGTTCAATTCGTCTATGACGGGCCTTACGAGCGATCGGCATCCAGTCTCATCACGTCCAGGGCAGCAGCCAAAGATC CTAACGTATTAACGTGCGACGAAGAAGACGGTCACATTTCTTATCATCCGGACAAAGCCAATTGCGCCATGTACTACATGTGCGAAGGTGAACGTAAACATCACATGCCGTGTCCCGTTCAACTTGTCTTCAATCCTTCTCAAAACG TTTGCGATTGGCCCGAAAATGTACCAGGTTGTGAGACACATTTTACTGCGGGAACTGGCcgaagataa
- the LOC116927633 gene encoding probable chitinase 10 isoform X1, which yields MGVAAFKGCQHLRIGRLTALVAVFLLVLALITATTVDAESKVRRPLRRRDPLSAAASVGNSVVRNRLIRPTKKPFGSTTMASVEKEETGATQPTPFIRRPSSGLTRPSSTTAAPTDAPTTTPKSIFQRPSRRPGMRKPVAPGGLSTALSSNKNDDKNVRPVGSGNADKGYKIVCYFTNWAQYRPKTGKYLPEDIDPHLCTHIIYAFGWLKKGKLSSLEANDETVDGKIGLYERMMALKNTNPDLKVLLALGGWTFGTAKFKEMSATRYARQTFVFSAIPFLRQHGFDGLDLDWEYPKGSDDKRNFVSLLKELREAFEAESQELKSPRLLLTAAVPVGPDNINGGYDVPAVASYLDFINVMAYDFHGKWENTVGHNAPLFSPSSDSEWRKQLSVDHASNLWVRLGAPREKLIIGMPTYGRSFQMTDTARFRVNEPASGGGQAGVYTREAGFLAYYEICEMLRSGKATYIWDDEMQVPYLIHGDQWVGFDDERAIRNKMSWIKKNNFGGAMVWTLDMDDFTGSVCGNNVKYPLIGAMREELRGVPRPGKDVDWAQEVPTISLSATTLPPPIQISLSEILNKVSTKKPQLLLPTIPNAAPINGSNAKTICYYTSWSANRPGLGRFTPEDVNVELCTHLVYAFGALKDYRLSLVGGDSNIKQNVDSGNRKPRQRVNVAVEGDAMDVHARIQNLRTKNPDLKIILAIGGWAVGSGPFKDLTSNIFRMNQFVYDSTEFLRANNFDGLDIDWEYPRGADDRASFLNLIKELRLAFEGESVTNKLPRLLLTAAVPASPEAIAAGYDVPEVVKYVDFLNVMTYDFHGHWEGQVGHNSPLFPLETAASHQRRLTVDYGAREWVKLGAPAEKIMIGMPTFGRTFTLADLSKFDIGSPASGGGIPGPYTSEAGFLAYYEVCDFLQEDNTTLVWDNEQQVPFAYRDDQWVGFDDERSLRTKVSWLKEQGFGGVMLYSLDMDDFRGHCGSGRYPLLQAVRQELTADNYQVQFVYDGPYERSASSLITSRAAAKDPNVLTCDEEDGHISYHPDKANCAMYYMCEGERKHHMPCPVQLVFNPSQNVCDWPENVPGCETHFTAGTGRR from the exons atggGG GTTGCCGCTTTCAAAGGATGCCAACACTTGCGGATAGGGCGGCTGACGGCTCTGGTAGCGGTCTTCCTTCTCGTTTTGGCGCTCATCACGGCCACCACCGTCGACG CTGAATCAAAAGTACGCCGGCCGTTGAGAAGGAGAGATCCCCTGTCGGCTGCGGCCAGCGTGGGCAACAGCGTCGTGCGCAACCGTCTCATCCGACCGACGAAAAAACCGTTCGGATCGACGACGATGGCAAGCgtcgaaaaagaagaaactggTGCGACGCAGCCGACGCCGTTCATCAGACGGCCGAGCAGCGGCTTAACCCGGCCGTCCTCCACCACGGCAGCGCCAACTGACGCACCCACCACGACGCCAAAGAGCATTTTCCAGCGTCCGTCGCGACGGCCGGGCATGCGCAAACCTGTCGCCCCTGGTGGACTGTCGACGGCCTTATCCAGCAACAAGAACGACGACAAGAATGTCAGACCAGTGGGTAGCGGCAACGCCGACAAGGGCTACAAGATCGTTTGCTACTTCACCAACTGGGCGCAGTACCGACCCAAAACGGGCAAATACCTGCCGGAAGATATCGACCCTCACTTGTGCACGCACATCATTTACGCCTTCGGATGGCTGAAGAAAGGCAAGCTCAGCTCGTTGGAGGCCAACGACGAAACAGTCGATGGCAAAATCGGCCTTTACGAGCGCATGATGGCCCTCAAGAATACCAACCCGGATCTCAAGGTTCTTCTCGCTCTCG GTGGATGGACGTTCGGCACGGCCAAATTTAAGGAGATGTCTGCAACACGATACGCCCGTCAGACGTTCGTATTTAGCGCCATTCCTTTCCTGCGCCAGCACGGATTCGACGGACTTGATCTCGATTGGGAATACCCGAAAGGATCTGACGATAAGCGCAATTTCGTCTCTCTCCTCAAAG AATTGCGCGAAGCTTTCGAAGCGGAATCGCAAGAATTGAAAAGCCCTCGGCTGTTGTTGACGGCTGCCGTGCCCGTCGGGCCGGACAACATCAATGGCGGCTACGACGTTCCAGCTGTGGCCAGTTACCTGGATTTCATCAACGTCATGGCGTACGATTTCCACGGCAAGTGGGAGAACACGGTCGGCCATAATGCCCCGCTTTTCTCGCCATCTTCCGACTCCGAATGGCGCAAACAGCTGTCCGTCGATCACGCTTCTAATTTGTGGGTCCGACTGGGCGCGCCCCGTGAGAAACTCATCATCGGAATGCCCACCTACGGCCGCTCCTTCCAGATGACCGACACGGCCCGATTCCGCGTCAACGAACCGGCCAGCGGCGGCGGTCAGGCCGGTGTCTACACCCGTGAGGCCGGTTTCCTCGCTTATTACGAG ATTTGTGAAATGCTGAGATCGGGAAAAGCCACTTACATTTGGGACGATGAGATGCAGGTGCCCTACCTGATCCATGGCGATCAGTGGGTCGGGTTCGACGACGAACGAGCCATCCGCAACAAGATGAGTTGgatcaagaaaaacaatttcggTGGCGCCATGGTGTGGACATTGGACATGGACGATTTCACGGGCTCGGTCTGCGGCAACAACGTCAAATACCCGCTCATCGGAGCCATGAG ggAGGAATTGCGAGGCGTTCCGCGACCTGGCAAAGATGTCGACTGGGCCCAAGAAGTGCCCACCATCTCCCTTTCGGCTACCACTCTCCCACCGCCCATTCAAATTTCGTTATCGGAGATACTCAACAAAGTGTCAACCAAGAAGCCGCAATTGCTCTTGCCCACCATTCCAAATGCCGCGCCCATCAACG GTAGCAACGCAAAAACGATTTGTTATTACACCAGTTGGTCGGCCAATCGACCTGGTTTGGGCCGTTTCACTCCGGAGGACGTCAATGTTGAG TTGTGCACACATTTGGTGTACGCATTTGGAGCGTTGAAGGACTACCGACTTTCGCTCGTAGGCGGCGACAGCAACATCAAGCAGAATGTCGATTCCGGTAACAGGAAGCCACGTCAACGTGTCAACGTGGCCGTCGAAGGTGACGCAATGGATGTCCACGCCCGAATCCAGAACCTTCGCACTAAAAACCCTGACTTGAAAATCATCTTGGCCATCGGCGGCTGGGCTGTCGGATCCGGTCCTTTCAAGGACCTCACTTCAAACATCTTCCGCATGAACCAGTTCGTGTACGACTCGACCGAATTTCTGCGTGCCAACAACTTTGATGGCTTGGACATCGATTGGGAGTATCCCAG AGGTGCGGATGACCGGGCGTCCTTCCTCAATCTGATCAAAGAACTTCGTTTGGCCTTTGAGGGAGAATCCGTTACCAACAAACTGCCACGTCTCTTGTTGACGGCTGCCGTCCCTGCCAGCCCGGAAGCCATTGCTGCCGGTTACGATGTTCCCGAAGTGGTCAAGTACGTCGACTTTCTCAACGTCATGACCTACGATTTCCACGGTCATTGGGAAGGTCAGGTGGGACACAACAGCCCCCTCTTCCCGTTGGAAACTGCCGCCTCTCACCAAAGAAGACTCACTGTC GATTACGGAGCACGTGAATGGGTCAAACTCGGAGCTCCAGCTGAGAAAATTATGATCGGAATGCCCACATTCGGCAGGACATTCACGCTGGCCGATTTATCTAAATTCGATATCGGTTCGCCAGCCAGTGGCGGTGGAATTCCAGGCCCTTATACTTCCGAAGCTGGTTTCTTGGCTTACTATGAG GTGTGCGATTTTCTGCAAGAAGATAACACGACTCTTGTCTGGGACAACGAACAGCAGGTGCCGTTCGCTTACCGCGACGACCAGTGGGTCGGATTCGACGATGAGCGCAGTCTTCGCACTAAA GTGAGCTGGTTGAAGGAGCAAGGTTTCGGCGGTGTTATGCTCTATTCTCTCGATATGGACGATTTCCGTGGACACTGCGGATCGGGACGCTACCCGTTGCTTCAAGCCGTCCGCCAGGAGCTGACAGCCGATAATTATCAAGTTCAATTCGTCTATGACGGGCCTTACGAGCGATCGGCATCCAGTCTCATCACGTCCAGGGCAGCAGCCAAAGATC CTAACGTATTAACGTGCGACGAAGAAGACGGTCACATTTCTTATCATCCGGACAAAGCCAATTGCGCCATGTACTACATGTGCGAAGGTGAACGTAAACATCACATGCCGTGTCCCGTTCAACTTGTCTTCAATCCTTCTCAAAACG TTTGCGATTGGCCCGAAAATGTACCAGGTTGTGAGACACATTTTACTGCGGGAACTGGCcgaagataa